The DNA window TTGTCCATTACGAAATGGTGTCATAGGTCTTTTTCCTTAGATACCGTCGATACGCGTTTAACAAATGGTCTAATTCTTGGCTTGCTTTAATGGTTAGCCCACCTGTTAACCCCTCTGTTTCAGCAATTTTAATCATTTCACTTCTTTTTTCATC is part of the Aureibacillus halotolerans genome and encodes:
- a CDS encoding aspartyl-phosphate phosphatase Spo0E family protein, with product MFGNVIQEKEDYLASIDEKRSEMIKIAETEGLTGGLTIKASQELDHLLNAYRRYLRKKTYDTIS